The Ruficoccus amylovorans DNA segment TGCAGAATCAGGTTATTAATCTTATAAATAGCAGTAAACTTAACTCATCCTAAATCGCAATGGCCGGATTGAAACAATCAGGCAACAGCCGAGCCTATTTCGACACCGTCCTGTTGCACGGCCTTGGGCACAACCTCGTCATGTGCGCTTAACCGAAGTGCCCTTTGGCGTTGCAGATCAGGCCGGACGCAGTTGGCATGGTTCCCACGCATGAGCGACGTGGATGCATCCCGTACCCTGACTATTCTCACCGGGCCGACCGCCGTGGGCAAGACCGCCCTCGCGCTCGCGTGGGCGCGCGCGCACGACGCCGAAATCGTCTCCTGCGACTCGACGCTGGTCTATCGCGGGATGGACATCGCCACGGCCAAGCCCACGCCCGCCGAGCGCGAACAGGTCCCCCATCACCTGATCGACGTTTCCCCGGTCAGCCGCCAGCTCTCGGTCGTTGACTACCTCGAACTCGCCCGCCGGGCCGTGGCCGACATCCACGCCCGCGGCAAGCGCGTGCTCGTCACCGGTGGCAGCGGTTTTTACCTAAAGGGGTTTCTCGCCGCCGTCGCCGACGACATTCCTGTGCCCGACGAGGTACGCGAGAGCGTGGCGCGGTTGGAATCCGCCGAGGGCCTCCCCGGCCTGCTCCGGCGGCTGCGCGAGGTCAGCCCCGACACCGGTCGCCTCGACACGATGAATCCGCGCCGCGTCGCGCGGGCGCTGGAACGCTCTCTGGCCTCCGGTCGGAGTGTGGCCGAATTGGAGCGCGATTTCTTGAAAAAGCCCGGCGTGTTCGACGCCTTCCCCCGGCGGGTCATCCTCCTGGAGCGCGCCCGCGAGAGCCTGCACACGCGCATCGCCGTCCGCACCCGCCAGATGCTGGACGACGGTCTGGTGGCCGAGATCGAGCGCCTCATCCCCGAGGGGCTTGAGCAAAACCCCAGCGCCGCCGGAGCCATCGGCACCCGCGAAGTCCTGCAAATGCTGCGTGGCGAACTCTCCCCCGCCGAACTGGAAGCGGCCATCAATCAGGCCACGCGCCGCCTTGTCGCCAAACAGCGCAAGTGGTTCCGCCATCAACTCAGCCCGGACCAAGTGATTGATCTCGACGCGGACGAGGGCGCGACCGGAAAGTTTTGAGCGGCTATTTTTTTGGCCACAGAGCACACGGAGAGGGCACAGAGAACACAGAGGGAGATTTTATTAACCACAAAGACGCAAAGAGCACAAAGGGGGAGAAGATGACAGGTTGATTGCTGTTTGTTAAACGGCTGCCCCCGACAACCAACCATTAACCATTCAGCCATTTAATCATTCT contains these protein-coding regions:
- the miaA gene encoding tRNA (adenosine(37)-N6)-dimethylallyltransferase MiaA; this translates as MSDVDASRTLTILTGPTAVGKTALALAWARAHDAEIVSCDSTLVYRGMDIATAKPTPAEREQVPHHLIDVSPVSRQLSVVDYLELARRAVADIHARGKRVLVTGGSGFYLKGFLAAVADDIPVPDEVRESVARLESAEGLPGLLRRLREVSPDTGRLDTMNPRRVARALERSLASGRSVAELERDFLKKPGVFDAFPRRVILLERARESLHTRIAVRTRQMLDDGLVAEIERLIPEGLEQNPSAAGAIGTREVLQMLRGELSPAELEAAINQATRRLVAKQRKWFRHQLSPDQVIDLDADEGATGKF